Proteins from one Rhizoctonia solani chromosome 5, complete sequence genomic window:
- a CDS encoding chromosome transmission fidelity protein 1 — MMDMRDHILSSPKDIEDLEGLGAKPLPVLIMVLEERLNRQSYAPIQPLLQKRAREALGIDLTDHVVIVDEAHNLIDTILAVHTLPVSSTILRVSKTQVDLYRSKFRNRLKTKHVWKEKASSRRVFGVAEFIRMLGAHAENINPLEIEKYLRESKIARKISGYSDKLADAAAASDPSKRAANARRKGVTPPLHAIESLLLALANPDEDGRIFLNKTGSPGRNRPAQIPTLNPSSHFREVVEKARSVVLAGGTMSPIGDFHTQLFSYLPSDRLVVYSCGHVVPKSNIRTIVLGKGPRGKTLEFKFGARGDEELIVELGQTVLNLTNLVPNGFVVFLPSYAFLSLVKTAWGKGENKILERLSKKKKAKNGDVESVLREFSATASSPTEGLTGAILFAVVGAKLSEGLNFSDGLARAVAIVGLPFANLGSAELQARMKYVREHASSSGVDAGKELYENLCMRATNQSIGRAIRHRGDWAAIVFIDQRYGTPRIRSKLPGWIGTDLEVTDKFGEAMKNLGEFFRSKK, encoded by the exons ATGATGGATATGAGGGACCATATACTT TCCTCCCCGAAAGATATAGAAGATCTCGAGGGTCTGGGCGCCAAACCGCTACCTGTCCTTATTATGGTACTCGAAGAGCGATTAAACAGGCAGAG TTACGCTCCCATACAACCTTTGCTGCAAAAACGCGCTCGAGAGGCACTCGGGATCGATTTGACCGATCACGTT GTCATAGTCGATGAAGCTCACA ACTTGATAGATACAATCTTGGCAGTTCATACACTTCCAGTGTCAAGTACCATCCTACGGGTGTCAAAAACTCAAGTGGATCTCTACCGCTCCAAGTTCCGCAACCGGCTTAAGACTAAACACGTT TGGAAAGAAAAGGCCTCCTCAAGAAGAGTGTTTGGTGTTGCCGAATTCATTCGTATGCTTGGCGCTCATGCTGAAAATATCAACCCCCTGGAAATCGAAAA GTACCTAAGGGAGAGCAAGATTGCTCGCAAG ATCAGTGGGTACAGCGATAAGCTTGCGGACGCTGCAGCCGCATCAG ACCCATCAAAACGCGCAGCTAATGCCCGACGCAAGGGTGTGACGCCTCCATTGCACGCGATCGAATCGCTCTTACTAGCCCTGGCCAACCCAGATGAAGACGGCCGAATCTTTCTGAACAAAACAGGCAGCCCAGGCAGAAACCGTCCAGCTCAAATACCAACTTTGAACCCATCATCTCACTTCCGAGAAGTCGTCGAGAAAGCAAGGAGCGTTGTTCTCGCTGGAGGGACGATGAGTCCG ATCGGAGATTTTCACACGCAGTTGTTCTCTTACCTCCCTTCTGACCGGCTCGTTGTTTATTCGTGTGGACACGTGGTTCCTAAATCGAACATCAGGACGATCGTGCTTGGCAAAGGTCCGCGTGGTAAGACTCTCGAATTCAAGTTTGGTGCGCGAGGTGACGAAGAGTTG ATCGTGGAGCTGGGTCAGACAGTGTTGAATCTCACAAACCTTGTACCAAACGGGTTTGTCGTGTTTCTTCCCTCGTATGCATTCCTGTCCCTCGTGAAGACTGCATGGGGCAAGGGCGAGAATAAGATTTTGGAGAGATTGAGTAAGAAGAAAAAGGCTA AGAATGGGGACGTAGAGAGCGTTCTCAGGGAGTTTTCAGCCACAGCCAGTAGCCCCACAGAG ggCCTCACAGGCGCAATCCTCTTTGCCGTAGTCGGTGCAAAACTCTCCGAAGGACTCAATTTCTCCGACGGTCTCGCTCGAGCAGTAGCGATCGTTGGTCTTCCGTTTGCAAATCTAGGTTCGGCGGAGCTCCAGGCTCGAATGAAGTATGTCCGTGAACATGCTAGCAGCTCAGGGGTAGATGCGGGTAAAGAGCTGTATGAAAACTT atgtatgcgcgctACGAACCAGTCTATAG GGCGTGCTATTCGTCATCGAGGAGACTGGGCGGCAATTGTTTTCATCGACCAACGTTATGGAACGCCACGAATAAGGAGCAAGCTGCCAGGGTGGATTGGGACCGACTTGGAAGTTACGGACAAATTTGGCGAAGCGATGAAAAACCTAGGAGAGTTTTTCCGTAGCAAAAAGTAA
- a CDS encoding She9/mdm33 family containing protein, producing the protein MYKPPGQKQEPTEPISISCRFVPTDQWLRTHVDPHWTISELKRHLLARCVGGVPLVPGLGLGTPGPRLLVPSPSGHITLSSLVRQSNTAPIKTGGRPSTAPHALLDDKRKPRLSLKVVPSLPRPVTTGPPRAVTIHPPTPGIHGVPSTGILGQQSGPSVYFSPRNPVSSPELSPPSFTPGPTLDDEASPPSPNIQLETMSISSRSTVALDTPSPSPIPPVPPSRVPPLFTPSSEHSMLFSEFASTTPSATAAPPSPYAVRPPTNIRSPPPPSTARSPPLSSSLTSRYEASLSNPDSSILESDMALRAGPAIEKPQPPAASPGIFPSAHGMTYPYDIMAAHAIARKRSASKEKYSLEEEFRLVSFAQGCILDEHCTVADLRIRPGELFEIQRKNAIVHLGRSTYTQPFFEAPIYVIKRTVSTSSQQRPQTSHSQHHHYQPRPHQHHIQPVRDYSSSHRAPPVPSIQTADSGFTPLLLPTSPIESISTGSSSTRVRSRTVTARDRDPYDALDADLEDGHEYPEFDMSGLDGVGGGTPLPTGGSGGASGGVMAKQNQPMLVWPLSTLLSAQQLPAVPHIGSLPRNYIKIHFTGPSRKDRGERDGGIGIRMMDGAVHVHLLRVLLRVINNPGSHGWLPTDTPIIAPAPLSSQYPEWRQYIIQRAWLAGRGASIMRGSAVTGPWMRPPWVAWTDKEAESFTKLPTSDSEDDSEDDYEDQALLFQTRDSDSEIEWDTEPWRAWESENVFGNWNAEKSVPCHTASPATPTTTTTITASARYTSGSRDDAFARFDVSELSATTSPNTRRARSSTIAGPDSPGNSGSPQAWARTGAGIETVLRTPASSETMSTVGSRRPSNQTRRSWRETGFGDESGDAEGDAESEGRDDSWSSQL; encoded by the exons ATGTACAAGCCCCCGGGACAAAAGCAAGAGCCGACAGAGCCGATATCGATTTCATGTCGATTTG TGCCAACCGATCAGTGGCTACGAACGCACGTCGATCCGCATTGGACGATTTCCGAACTCAAGAGACACTTGCTTGCACGATGCGTTGGGGGAGTGCCCCTCGTGCCTGGGTTGGGCCTTGGAACCCCTGGACCCCGGTTGCTTGTCCCTTCGCCATCGGGTCATATTACATTATCCTCCCTCGTTAGACAGTCCAATACTGCTCCAATCAAAACTGGTGGCCGACCGAGCACTGCTCCCCATGCACTCCTCGATGACAAGCGCAAGCCACGTCTATCACTCAAGGTTGTTCCTAGTCTGCCTCGGCCCGTCACGACTGGTCCTCCTCGTGCGGTCACCATCCATCCCCCCACACCAGGTATACACGGAGTCCCATCTACAGGCATTCTTGGACAGCAGTCCGGCCCATCCGTTTACTTTTCACCGCGGAACCCAGTATCCTCTCCAGAGCTCTCTCCACCCAGCTTCACCCCTGGGCCAACACTCGACGATGAAGCATCCCCTCCGAGCCCGAATATCCAACTGGAGACCATGTCCATCTCATCCCGCTCGACTGTCGCCCTGGATACTCCCAGCCCCAGTCCCATACCACCAGTCCCAC CCTCCCGAGTCCCACCGTTGTTTACGCCCAGCTCGGAACATTCCATGTTATTCTCCGAGTTCGCTTCCACCACGCCGTCGGCCACAGCCGCCCCTCCGTCACCCTATGCCGTTCGACCGCCCACCAACATACGCTCGCCCCCTCCGCCTTCGACAGCCCGTTCGCCCCCACTGTCGTCATCTCTGACTTCGCGATACGAAGCCTCACTATCAAACCCCGATTCCTCGATTCTTGAATCAGACATGGCGCT CCGAGCCGGACCCGCCATTGAAAAGCCCCAGCCCCCCGCCGCAAGCCCCGGCATTTTCCCATCGGCCCACGGAATGACCTACCCGTATGACATCATGGCTGCCCACGCGATCGCCCGGAAACGATCTGCAAGCAAGGAAAAATATAGTCTGGAGGAAGAGTTTCGGCTCGTCAGTTTTGCCCAAGGGTGTATTCTCGATGAACACTGCACCGTGGCCGATTTGCGGATTCGGCCTGGGGAATTGTTCGAG ATCCAGAGGAAGAACGCGATAGTTCATTTGGGGAGATCGACATACACGCAGCCATTCTTCGAGGCTCCGATTTACGTTATCAAACGCACTGTGTCCACCAGTAGCCAACAGCGCCCCCAAACGTCACACTCCCAGCATCATCACTACCAGCCTAGACCGCACCAACACCATATCCAGCCGGTGCGGGACTACTCGTCCAGCCACCGAGCGCCACCCGTCCCATCCATCCAGACGGCCGATTCCGGGTTCACCCCTCTGCTCTTACCGACCTCGCCGATCGAGTCCATTTCGACCGGCAGCTCGAGCACGCGCGTGCGCTCCCGAACTGTTACCGCGCGGGACCGCGACCCGTATGACGCGCTGGACGCAGATTTGGAGGACGGACACGAGTATCCCGAATTCGACATGAGTGGGTTGGATGGCGTCGGAGGTGGCACGCCCTTGCCGACGGGTGGAAGCGGGGGTGCGTCTGGTGGGGTGATGGCG AAACAGAACCAACCGATGCTCGTTTGGCCGCTTTCGACGCTCTTGTCTGCTCAGCAGTTGCCTGCGGTGCCTCATATTGGTTCCCTCCCACGGAACTACATCAAAATACATTTTACTGGACCGTCGCGTAAAGACCGTGGGGAGCGAGACGGAGGAATAGGAATCAGGATGATGGACGGTGCAG TCCATGTCCACCTCCTTCGAGTCCTTCTCCGCGTAATCAATAACCCAGGATCACACGGATGGCTTCCTACCGACACGCCCATTATAGCTCCAGCACCCCTATCATCGCAGTACCCCGAATGGCGCCAATACATTATTCAACGCGCATGGCTAGCTGGGCGAGGCGCGTCGATCATGCGCGGGTCCGCCGTCACCGGACCATGGATGCGCCCTCCATGGGTAGCCTGGACCGACAAGGAAGCCGAAAGCTTCACCAAACTGCCCACGAGTGACTCTGAAGACGACTCTGAAGACGACTACGAGGACCAAGCGCTTTTGTTCCAGACTCGCGACTCGGACTCGGAAATCGAGTGGGACACCGAACCCTGGCGCGCCTGGGAATCCGAAAATGTGTTTGGAAACTGGAAC GCCGAGAAGTCGGTCCCTTGCCACACCGCCAGCCCAGCAACCCCAACAACCACAACAACAATCACAGCATCAGCAAGGTACACATCCGGCTCAAGAGACGATGCTTTCGCCCGTTTCGACGTCTCTGAGCTTTCAGCTACGACTTCGCCGAATACGAGGCGCGCGAGGTCGTCCACGATCGCTGGGCCCGACTCTCCCGGGAACTCGGGATCTCCCCAGGCGTGGGCTCGGACTGGGGCCGGAATCGAGACTGTGCTTAGGACCCCGGCTTCGAGCGAGACGATGAGCACTGTCGGTAGTCGGCGCCCGTCGAACCAGACTCGGCGTTCCTGGCGAGAGACGGGGTTCGGCGACGAGTCTGGAGATGCAGAGGGCGATGCCGAGTCGGAGGGCCGTGACGACTCCTGGTCAAGTCAACTCTAG